Proteins from a single region of Chloroherpeton thalassium ATCC 35110:
- a CDS encoding MotA/TolQ/ExbB proton channel family protein, which yields MKQSLFNLILMVVAYCVALGFYMWCGQQPRASVFHALYDGGPIITILITLILMVISYVIERSIALKKAEGKGGLTGFIKEIETEIEAGKIDSAIEMCENHQSSLSAVIRAGLQKYKSLVKRNINDPEKRMSEMQKSIEEASMMEMPLLERNLVAISTIASIATMFGLFGTTIGMIRAFQALATGGAPDAVQLSLGISEALYNTALGIFGGISGIVSYNFFTNKIDRFTYMIDEAAYYIVQTLAIKDEKAA from the coding sequence ATGAAACAGAGTCTGTTCAACTTAATATTGATGGTTGTTGCCTACTGCGTCGCATTAGGCTTTTATATGTGGTGTGGTCAGCAACCCAGAGCTTCCGTTTTTCACGCGCTTTATGACGGCGGTCCTATCATTACAATTCTCATCACTCTGATTTTAATGGTGATTTCTTATGTGATTGAGCGTTCCATTGCGCTTAAAAAAGCAGAAGGAAAAGGCGGCCTTACCGGTTTTATCAAAGAAATTGAAACTGAAATTGAAGCTGGAAAAATCGATAGCGCGATTGAAATGTGCGAAAATCACCAAAGCTCACTTTCCGCTGTGATTCGTGCGGGTTTGCAAAAATATAAATCGTTGGTCAAAAGAAATATCAATGACCCGGAAAAGCGCATGAGCGAAATGCAGAAATCTATTGAAGAAGCTTCAATGATGGAAATGCCGCTTCTTGAAAGAAACTTGGTTGCGATTTCAACCATCGCCTCTATTGCAACGATGTTCGGTTTGTTTGGTACCACCATCGGTATGATTCGCGCGTTCCAAGCGCTTGCAACAGGTGGCGCACCGGATGCGGTTCAGCTTTCACTGGGTATTTCTGAGGCGCTCTACAATACAGCGTTGGGAATTTTTGGCGGTATTTCTGGTATCGTTTCTTATAACTTCTTTACCAACAAGATTGACCGCTTCACCTACATGATTGACGAAGCGGCATATTACATTGTGCAGACATTAGCTATTAAGGACGAAAAAGCTGCTTAA
- a CDS encoding ExbD/TolR family protein — protein MGAVDAPQQSSSKGRKGKKRKTRRVGFKLDMTPMVDVAFLLLTFFMLTTTFNKPNTMEINVPPENMEVEVAESNVMTLRVVENDSVFWNIANDAPTSVNLYDKGGKGEALSQAFQKVLESENEKNNNLVVVIKLDKKAKYRNLVDVIDELNLMKIDRFSLADFAQYDSLEIEKSRQGIQPGEEDAKK, from the coding sequence ATGGGAGCGGTTGACGCACCACAGCAATCGTCATCAAAAGGAAGAAAAGGGAAGAAAAGGAAAACGCGTCGAGTAGGGTTTAAGTTGGACATGACCCCGATGGTTGATGTGGCGTTTCTTCTTTTGACTTTCTTTATGCTCACGACAACCTTCAACAAGCCGAACACGATGGAAATCAACGTTCCGCCGGAAAATATGGAGGTTGAGGTTGCGGAGTCTAATGTGATGACCTTGCGCGTGGTTGAAAATGATTCCGTATTCTGGAACATTGCGAATGATGCGCCTACTTCCGTTAATTTGTACGATAAAGGTGGGAAAGGCGAGGCGTTAAGCCAAGCGTTTCAAAAAGTTCTGGAATCGGAAAATGAAAAGAATAACAACCTGGTGGTGGTGATTAAGCTGGACAAAAAAGCAAAATATCGCAACCTGGTTGATGTGATTGATGAGCTGAATTTGATGAAAATTGACCGATTTAGCTTGGCTGATTTTGCTCAGTATGATTCATTGGAAATTGAGAAATCAAGGCAAGGAATTCAACCTGGAGAGGAGGACGCTAAAAAATGA
- a CDS encoding ExbD/TolR family protein, translated as MPKIKSKRVGFVLDMTPMVDVAFLLLTFFMLTTQFRPPEVVSVSLPGSHSDNKLPDSDILTVSVGKDNAIYMGVDSQPARVGIFERVIRQNLVGAGYSDAAIEDSLKSFKLNDGFEVRPENLEKMIINARLSNPKLRPVIRADVDADYQAIDVVIKAFKKTNMPIFNLITNLEG; from the coding sequence ATGCCAAAGATTAAATCAAAACGAGTTGGGTTTGTACTGGACATGACGCCGATGGTCGACGTCGCGTTCCTACTCCTAACTTTTTTTATGCTTACCACGCAGTTCAGACCGCCGGAAGTCGTTTCCGTCAGCTTGCCGGGTTCACATTCAGACAACAAATTGCCCGATTCGGATATTTTGACGGTGAGCGTTGGAAAAGATAATGCCATCTATATGGGCGTGGACTCGCAACCTGCGCGTGTCGGTATTTTCGAACGGGTCATTCGTCAAAATTTGGTTGGTGCTGGGTACTCAGATGCGGCCATTGAAGATTCACTCAAAAGCTTTAAGCTAAATGATGGATTTGAAGTGCGGCCTGAGAATTTGGAAAAGATGATCATTAATGCGCGTCTTTCTAATCCAAAGCTCCGGCCTGTGATTCGTGCAGATGTTGATGCGGATTATCAAGCGATTGATGTGGTGATTAAAGCATTTAAGAAAACGAATATGCCGATTTTTAACCTGATAACGAATCTTGAAGGTTAA
- a CDS encoding ferrochelatase, with protein sequence MKKKIAVIVAAHGEAETPSFLENYQVTKQTMSHAAAVMPVPKPLQTLIAITSGVRNGVNWSIDGYRSPHNQNTREQAAAIKDGLEKQEAAKNVHFDVFPAFFASPPFVEDVIQSTAHYDGQIVASMTPIESRLSCGLVCHYLTENGHVHDLNKIKILTQHWKHDEVTRILVDHIFGARAFKANSRDESRALLLVLHGTLQKDTNGNPPGFHAGLDETLSFAEKLKQAVLNDKRNFYGQVIPVYLNHEVGGKWTEPSLENALKKLHKEKVRHVALFPCGYFVDGSETTGRAKKELFKSGIRNAIYIDSINSEPEFISYFVKRISSAAQSILKWKELQENITV encoded by the coding sequence ATGAAGAAAAAAATTGCTGTTATTGTGGCTGCACATGGGGAAGCGGAAACGCCAAGCTTTTTGGAAAATTATCAAGTAACCAAGCAAACCATGTCTCATGCAGCAGCAGTAATGCCTGTGCCCAAACCATTACAAACACTCATCGCAATCACATCAGGAGTTCGCAACGGCGTCAATTGGTCGATAGACGGTTATCGCTCACCGCATAACCAAAACACTCGCGAGCAAGCAGCAGCCATAAAAGATGGTTTGGAAAAACAAGAGGCTGCAAAAAACGTTCATTTTGACGTGTTTCCAGCATTTTTTGCATCGCCGCCGTTTGTGGAAGATGTCATTCAAAGTACCGCGCATTATGATGGGCAGATTGTCGCCTCCATGACCCCAATCGAATCGCGCCTTTCGTGCGGCCTCGTTTGCCATTATCTCACGGAAAATGGTCATGTACATGATTTAAACAAAATCAAAATTCTAACTCAGCACTGGAAACACGACGAGGTAACGCGCATTTTAGTGGATCATATTTTTGGTGCAAGAGCATTTAAGGCCAATTCCCGAGATGAAAGTAGGGCGCTTTTGTTGGTGCTGCATGGAACATTGCAAAAAGATACAAATGGAAATCCTCCAGGCTTTCATGCTGGATTGGATGAAACGCTAAGCTTTGCTGAAAAATTAAAGCAAGCCGTTTTAAACGATAAGCGCAATTTTTATGGTCAGGTGATTCCGGTTTATCTGAATCACGAAGTTGGCGGGAAGTGGACAGAACCTTCTCTTGAAAACGCGCTGAAAAAATTGCATAAAGAAAAGGTTCGCCACGTGGCACTTTTTCCCTGTGGCTACTTTGTAGATGGCAGTGAAACTACCGGTCGCGCCAAGAAAGAGCTCTTCAAAAGTGGCATTAGAAATGCCATTTATATAGATAGTATCAATTCCGAGCCGGAATTTATAAGTTATTTTGTGAAAAGGATTTCCTCGGCAGCGCAAAGCATTTTGAAGTGGAAGGAATTGCAAGAAAACATCACAGTTTGA
- a CDS encoding cache domain-containing protein gives MKNKSINIGYIAVFLFLSGIAALLIHRNYEQKKERYYARLIGELKTAYDVITLSNSESAQIAFSSQINQPEILDLFKQARSADENRRDSIRQNLYEKLSPLYERLTLRDVRQLHFHLPDCESFLRFHRPTKYGDNLKGVRYSVEKANADLVRVTGFEEGRIFNGFRNVFPLIYEGEHLGSVEVSMEFDAIRKRMEQQFPQSL, from the coding sequence TTGAAGAATAAGTCAATCAATATCGGCTATATTGCCGTTTTCCTCTTTTTATCCGGTATTGCTGCATTATTAATTCATCGCAATTATGAGCAAAAAAAGGAGCGGTATTATGCTCGGTTAATCGGCGAGTTGAAAACGGCTTACGATGTGATAACCCTGTCAAACTCCGAATCCGCTCAAATTGCTTTTAGCTCACAGATCAACCAGCCCGAAATTTTAGACCTATTTAAACAAGCTCGCTCCGCTGACGAGAATCGTCGCGACAGCATCCGACAAAATTTGTATGAAAAACTTTCTCCGCTCTACGAACGGCTGACATTGCGCGATGTCAGGCAACTTCATTTTCATCTGCCCGACTGTGAAAGTTTTCTAAGGTTTCACAGGCCCACTAAATATGGCGATAACCTTAAAGGCGTTCGCTATTCGGTTGAAAAAGCCAACGCTGATTTGGTAAGAGTCACTGGCTTTGAGGAAGGACGAATCTTTAACGGTTTTAGAAATGTGTTTCCACTGATTTATGAGGGCGAACATTTGGGCAGCGTTGAAGTCAGCATGGAGTTTGATGCGATTCGCAAACGCATGGAGCAGCAATTTCCACAATCTTTATAA